A region of Diospyros lotus cultivar Yz01 chromosome 3, ASM1463336v1, whole genome shotgun sequence DNA encodes the following proteins:
- the LOC127798420 gene encoding protein NRT1/ PTR FAMILY 2.13 produces MEVEKSTNKQQPSHYSWLASCTKCFPVYSSKPSQPPPPPEKELTPEKDGTSVLPSSKTTKRKHGGWKAMPFVLGNETFERLATFGLLANFMIFLLTEFHMEQASAANLLNIWSGVTNFVPLIGAFISDAYVGRFWTIGFASFASLLGMIALTLIAWIPQLHPPKCSPQKVQQLHHCKGASAPQMGLLILALGFLSIGTGGIRPCSLPFGVDQFDATTEEGKKGINSFFNWYYTTFTLVLILALTVVVYIQDSVSWVLGFGIPTVLMVGSILLFFIGTRVYVYVKPEGSVFSGIGQVLVAAYRKRKLKLPDKGEVEVHGLFYDPQLLGTRVAKLPITDQFRFLNKAAIVLDHELNPDGSCSNPWRLCTIHQVEEVKCLLKIVPVWASGIISFTAMAQQATFTISQALKTDRHLGPHFQIPPGSLMVISMITVGLWLPFYDRIVVPTLGKLTGLEGGITLLQRIGIGIVFSIVSMIVAGFIEQMRRASAISHGRPDGIAPISVLWLAPQLSIMGFAEAFNIIGQIEFYYKEFPENMSSVANSLFFCTIAGANYLSSLMIAIVHGTTGGHDRPDWLTADINSGRVDYFYFLIAGLGIVNLVYFLVVSRAYRYKDGVQSMEERPQFDVEMIGSQH; encoded by the exons ATGGAGGTCGAGAAGAGTACCAATAAGCAGCAGCCATCACACTACTCTTGGCTAGCTTCCTGCACCAAATGCTTTCCCGTGTATTCCTCAAAGCCGTCGCAGCCGCCACCTCCGCCGGAAAAGGAATTAACGCCGGAGAAAGACGGCACCTCGGTTTTGCCAAGTTCAAAGACCACCAAAAGAAAGCATGGTGGATGGAAGGCCATGCCTTTTGTCTtgg GGAACGAAACGTTCGAGAGGCTGGCTACGTTTGGGTTGCTGGCCAACTTCATGATTTTCCTGCTAACCGAGTTCCACATGGAGCAGGCATCCGCTGCGAACCTTCTCAACATCTGGTCCGGTGTTACCAATTTTGTACCGTTGATTGGTGCCTTCATCTCTGATGCCTACGTTGGCAGATTCTGGACCATTGGATTCGCCTCCTTCGCATCCCTTCTC GGGATGATAGCTTTAACCCTAATAGCCTGGATTCCTCAACTGCATCCTCCCAAGTGCAGCCCACAAAAGGTCCAGCAGCTTCATCATTGCAAAGGGGCCAGCGCACCTCAGATGGGCCTTCTAATCCTGGCCCTTGGATTTCTATCCATAGGGACAGGTGGAATCAGGCCATGCAGCCTGCCATTCGGAGTGGACCAGTTTGATGCAACCACAGAGGAAGGCAAGAAAGGGATCAACAGCTTCTTCAATTGGTACTACACCACGTTTACATTGGTCTTGATACTGGCTCTCACTGTGGTGGTTTACATTCAAGACAGCGTGAGCTGGGTGCTGGGATTTGGCATTCCCACTGTGCTCATGGTTGGCTCCATTCTGCTCTTCTTTATTGGGACAAGGGTATATGTGTATGTGAAGCCCGAAGGGAGCGTGTTCTCCGGCATCGGTCAGGTGCTTGTGGCCGCTTACAGGAAGCGAAAGCTTAAGCTTCCGGACAAAGGAGAGGTTGAGGTTCACGGTCTTTTCTATGATCCACAGCTGCTAGGTACCAGAGTGGCAAAACTCCCAATCACTGATCAATTCag GTTCTTGAACAAAGCTGCCATAGTTTTAGACCATGAACTAAACCCCGACGGTTCATGTTCGAATCCATGGCGGCTCTGCACCATCCATCAGGTTGAGGAAGTCAAATGCCTGTTGAAAATAGTCCCAGTCTGGGCTTCGGGCATCATCTCCTTCACCGCCATGGCTCAACAAGCCACATTTACCATATCACAAGCCCTAAAAACAGACCGCCACCTCGGCCCCCATTTCCAAATCCCTCCCGGATCTCTCATGGTCATTTCCATGATCACAGTCGGGCTATGGCTCCCATTTTACGATCGAATCGTTGTACCCACACTAGGAAAGTTGACGGGTCTTGAAGGTGGAATCACGCTGCTCCAAAGAATAGGGATTGGCATTGTCTTCTCCATCGTCTCGATGATCGTTGCCGGATTTATTGAGCAGATGAGAAGGGCTTCGGCCATATCCCACGGCCGGCCCGACGGGATCGCACCCATATCAGTCCTATGGCTCGCCCCGCAGCTTAGCATAATGGGATTTGCCGAGGCATTCAACATTATAGGGCAGATTGAGTTTTACTACAAGGAGTTTCCCGAGAACATGAGCAGCGTCGCTAATTCTCTCTTCTTTTGCACCATTGCTGGGGCTAATTACCTGAGCAGCTTAATGATAGCCATCGTGCATGGAACCACGGGAGGGCATGACCGGCCGGACTGGTTAACCGCCGATATTAATTCTGGCAGAGTTGACTACTTCTACTTCCTGATTGCAGGATTGGGAATTGTGAATTTAGTGTATTTTCTGGTCGTTTCTCGTGCGTATCGTTACAAGGATGGCGTTCAAAGCATGGAGGAGAGGCCCCAGTTTGATGTTGAGATGATTGGCAGTCAACATTGA